The Thermoplasma acidophilum DSM 1728 genome includes a window with the following:
- a CDS encoding pyridoxal phosphate-dependent aminotransferase, which yields MLQYRSSKMISMEIVEFKWLKFLDRYRSMAKHNLSNSGMPEPDLRSMGIDTRYESYLNEMVDLDAALRDTVARRYGVDRDNVIITNGGTEAIFLASAFISASSEVIAVPSPEYEPIFIVPESLDRRVRRVKLEKIGQAEKNSESLALSLPNNPTGKYGDIADLVRDAGRTYRYVYIDETFHDFTDDRGSSLYDGSKNLIVSNTMTKFYGLSSLRVGWIVSDKENIDAIRRIKDLTTINNARFSLFLARQAIEKWDRFRERTHSIVRKNADIARKELSDFGFYSDEYEGAPFMFVGDGRFDSEMMASKAISGYGVLVAPGSYFGLDGYLRVCLTALDAREDIAAFREFAEKELGK from the coding sequence ATGTTGCAGTACAGAAGTTCAAAGATGATCTCCATGGAGATTGTGGAATTCAAATGGCTGAAGTTCCTCGATAGATACCGTTCTATGGCGAAGCACAACCTTTCGAACAGTGGAATGCCGGAGCCAGACCTCCGAAGCATGGGCATAGACACGAGATATGAGAGCTATCTGAATGAGATGGTAGATCTTGATGCAGCCCTGCGGGATACCGTGGCAAGAAGATACGGTGTCGATAGGGACAACGTCATAATAACGAACGGTGGTACCGAGGCAATCTTCCTGGCCTCCGCTTTCATCAGCGCCAGTTCCGAAGTGATCGCAGTACCCTCTCCTGAATACGAGCCGATATTCATCGTTCCAGAATCGCTCGATAGAAGGGTAAGAAGGGTAAAGCTTGAGAAGATAGGCCAGGCCGAGAAAAACAGCGAAAGCCTTGCCCTCAGCCTCCCAAATAACCCAACGGGAAAATACGGAGACATCGCAGATCTGGTCAGGGATGCAGGAAGAACGTACCGCTACGTATACATAGACGAAACGTTCCACGATTTCACGGATGATAGGGGCTCATCGCTTTACGATGGTTCAAAGAACCTTATAGTATCCAACACGATGACGAAATTTTACGGGTTGAGCAGTCTCAGAGTTGGCTGGATAGTTTCCGATAAGGAGAACATAGATGCCATCAGGAGAATAAAGGATCTCACAACCATAAACAATGCGCGGTTTTCCCTGTTTCTGGCCAGGCAGGCAATTGAAAAGTGGGACAGGTTCAGGGAAAGGACGCACAGCATCGTCAGGAAAAATGCCGACATTGCCAGGAAGGAACTATCTGACTTCGGTTTCTATTCAGACGAATATGAGGGTGCACCGTTCATGTTCGTCGGTGACGGAAGGTTCGATTCGGAGATGATGGCTTCCAAAGCCATCAGTGGCTATGGCGTGCTCGTTGCGCCTGGATCCTACTTCGGACTGGACGGGTATCTGCGCGTCTGTTTGACTGCGCTGGACGCAAGGGAAGATATAGCGGCATTCAGGGAATTTGCTGAGAAAGAGTTAGGGAAATGA
- the cobS gene encoding adenosylcobinamide-GDP ribazoletransferase, translating to MKGLRSAFSFFTIIPIKSELDEHLIAYVPLVALFDAALAASLYVAIYGISKLLASFISVSAIYIVNGLNHVDAVADAGDAMMIRNRSRIREVFEDHDVGAGGVFTLIFVYLLALISLSSMDLYIGIFSIILAEFLSKSMMMITLHRSRPLFQGIGSLFIDLYRKHDSLYTVEFVVIPIVLALLSRASIMISVALAFLIFIIVKMAVIRRFGGINGDLAGFIGELGRSIFLMISLIMAQSSVLSTYDILSKIMSSL from the coding sequence ATGAAGGGTCTCAGGTCTGCCTTTTCCTTCTTCACCATAATACCGATAAAGTCTGAACTGGATGAACACCTTATAGCCTACGTGCCGCTTGTTGCACTTTTTGATGCGGCTCTGGCTGCCTCCCTTTACGTTGCAATTTACGGGATCTCAAAACTCCTGGCTTCATTCATTTCAGTATCGGCCATCTACATTGTCAACGGCCTGAACCACGTTGATGCGGTAGCGGACGCGGGCGACGCGATGATGATAAGAAACAGGTCCAGGATCAGGGAGGTGTTTGAGGATCACGATGTGGGGGCCGGCGGCGTCTTCACACTCATCTTCGTATACCTTCTGGCCCTGATCTCCCTTTCCAGCATGGATCTTTACATCGGGATTTTTTCCATTATACTGGCAGAATTCTTATCGAAGTCGATGATGATGATAACGCTCCACAGATCCAGGCCTTTGTTTCAGGGCATTGGAAGTCTGTTCATAGACCTGTACAGAAAGCATGATTCGCTGTATACCGTGGAATTCGTGGTCATACCCATTGTACTCGCTCTTCTCTCTCGTGCGTCTATAATGATATCCGTTGCACTTGCGTTTCTCATCTTTATAATAGTTAAGATGGCGGTAATTCGCAGATTCGGAGGCATAAACGGAGATCTTGCCGGTTTCATTGGCGAGCTTGGAAGATCGATCTTCCTTATGATCTCGCTAATCATGGCTCAGTCAAGCGTACTGTCCACGTATGACATCCTTTCAAAGATCATGTCATCACTGTGA
- the cgi121 gene encoding KEOPS complex subunit Cgi121: MKLDCIASISALESAMERAIRRSENGSRIRDVGILILMYLCGCDQIQDAIKKCGVSAGDRSFALVYEDESDISDFISQFPEVSETQASIPADHSDDMIFERMSYVDSTLD, from the coding sequence GTGAAACTGGACTGTATAGCTTCAATTTCCGCTCTTGAATCAGCCATGGAAAGGGCCATAAGGCGTTCAGAAAATGGTAGCAGGATCAGGGATGTCGGTATACTGATACTGATGTATCTTTGCGGGTGCGATCAGATACAGGACGCCATAAAAAAATGCGGGGTTTCTGCTGGGGACAGGTCATTTGCGCTGGTCTATGAGGATGAATCCGATATAAGTGACTTTATTTCGCAATTTCCAGAAGTATCGGAGACTCAGGCATCGATTCCGGCCGATCACAGTGATGACATGATCTTTGAAAGGATGTCATACGTGGACAGTACGCTTGACTGA
- the lonB gene encoding ATP-dependent protease LonB, translated as MEENIESVEEWVNKLDIETTKDIHVPKLLFDQVIGQDQAGEIVKKAALQRRHVILIGEPGTGKSMLAQSMVDFLPKSELEDILVFPNPEDPNKPKIKTVPAGKGKEIVRQYQIKAEREKRDRSRSIMFVIFSVVLLGIIAAIVLRSITLIFFAIMAAAFLYMAMAFNPVIRNERAMVPKLLVSHNPNDKPPFVDSTGAHSGALLGDVRHDPFQSGGLETPAHERVEAGNIHKAHKGVLFIDEINLLRPEDQQAILTALQEKKYPISGQSERSAGAMVQTEPVPCDFVLVAAGNYDAIRNMHPALRSRIRGYGYEVVVNDYMDDNDENRRKLVQFIAQEVEKDKKIPHFDKSAIIEVIKEAQKRSGRRNKLTLRLRELGGLVRVAGDIAVSQKKTVVTAADVIAAKNLAKPLEQQIADRSIEIKKIYKTFRTEGSVVGMVNGLAVVGADTGMSEYTGVVLPIVAEVTPAEHKGAGNIIATGKLGDIAKEAVLNVSAVFKKLTGKDISNMDIHIQFVGTYEGVEGDSASVSIATAVISAIENIPVDQSVAMTGSLSVRGDVLPVGGVTAKVEAAIEAGLNKVIVPELNYSDIILDADHVNKIEIIPAKTIEDVLRVALVNSPEKEKLFDRISNLINAAKIIKPQRPATPATTRAGNNAA; from the coding sequence GTGGAAGAAAACATTGAGAGCGTCGAGGAGTGGGTCAATAAACTTGACATAGAGACAACCAAAGATATCCATGTGCCTAAACTCCTTTTTGATCAGGTCATCGGGCAGGATCAGGCCGGCGAGATCGTTAAAAAAGCCGCCCTTCAGAGGAGGCACGTGATCCTGATAGGAGAGCCGGGTACTGGAAAATCGATGCTTGCACAGTCAATGGTTGATTTCCTGCCCAAGAGTGAACTGGAGGATATTCTCGTTTTTCCAAATCCGGAAGATCCAAACAAGCCAAAGATCAAAACTGTCCCTGCAGGGAAGGGCAAGGAGATCGTTAGACAGTACCAGATCAAGGCGGAGAGGGAGAAAAGGGACAGATCCAGAAGCATAATGTTTGTGATATTCTCAGTTGTATTGCTGGGTATAATAGCTGCAATAGTTCTTCGTTCCATAACTCTGATATTCTTTGCCATAATGGCCGCGGCCTTCCTGTACATGGCCATGGCCTTCAACCCTGTGATAAGAAACGAGAGGGCCATGGTACCGAAACTGCTCGTTTCCCATAACCCGAACGACAAACCTCCATTCGTTGATTCTACTGGAGCGCATTCGGGTGCCCTGCTGGGAGATGTCAGGCATGATCCTTTCCAGTCCGGGGGCTTGGAGACCCCAGCCCATGAGAGGGTTGAGGCGGGCAACATACACAAGGCCCACAAGGGTGTCCTATTCATAGATGAGATAAACCTTCTCAGGCCCGAGGATCAGCAGGCAATACTTACTGCACTGCAGGAAAAGAAGTACCCGATTTCAGGCCAGAGCGAGCGCAGTGCAGGCGCCATGGTGCAGACAGAACCTGTGCCATGCGACTTTGTACTCGTTGCTGCCGGAAACTATGATGCGATAAGAAATATGCACCCTGCGCTCAGGTCAAGGATACGCGGATACGGTTATGAGGTCGTTGTGAACGATTACATGGATGACAACGACGAGAACAGGAGAAAGCTCGTTCAGTTCATAGCACAGGAAGTTGAAAAGGACAAGAAGATACCGCACTTTGACAAGTCAGCCATAATAGAAGTTATAAAGGAAGCTCAGAAGAGATCCGGAAGGAGGAACAAGCTGACCTTGAGGCTCAGGGAGCTGGGCGGACTCGTCAGGGTAGCCGGAGATATAGCAGTATCGCAGAAGAAAACTGTCGTTACAGCAGCCGATGTAATAGCCGCTAAGAACCTAGCGAAGCCTCTGGAGCAGCAGATAGCTGACAGGTCCATTGAGATAAAGAAGATATACAAAACATTCAGGACAGAGGGCAGCGTTGTGGGAATGGTAAACGGCCTGGCTGTTGTTGGTGCGGATACCGGCATGTCTGAATATACCGGTGTAGTTCTGCCAATAGTTGCAGAGGTCACCCCGGCCGAACACAAGGGTGCTGGAAACATAATAGCTACCGGAAAGCTCGGAGATATTGCCAAGGAAGCTGTGCTCAACGTATCGGCGGTATTCAAGAAGTTGACAGGAAAGGACATATCCAATATGGATATTCACATACAGTTCGTTGGAACTTACGAGGGAGTTGAAGGAGACTCAGCCAGCGTATCAATAGCCACTGCAGTTATCTCAGCGATAGAGAACATACCAGTGGATCAGAGCGTTGCCATGACGGGATCACTCAGCGTCAGGGGTGATGTTCTACCGGTTGGCGGCGTAACCGCAAAGGTTGAGGCAGCTATAGAAGCAGGTCTGAACAAGGTCATCGTCCCAGAACTGAATTACAGCGATATAATACTGGATGCAGATCATGTGAACAAGATAGAGATCATACCTGCAAAGACCATCGAGGACGTACTGAGAGTTGCTCTTGTCAATTCGCCCGAAAAGGAGAAGCTCTTTGACAGGATATCAAACCTGATCAACGCGGCCAAGATCATAAAGCCGCAGAGGCCAGCCACTCCAGCAACCACAAGAGCAGGAAATAATGCAGCTTAA
- a CDS encoding putative transcriptional regulator, translated as MEPIVDGNILRSLNRSELRRKVLFYLLSIYPYRSYLSEISRAVKSDPSNVKGCLEGLGVRYTGEESLIGLGLVIVEQSKNGFKYFKINPEIVEEVRNMKNMFSDKKVYTVEIG; from the coding sequence ATGGAACCGATAGTCGACGGGAACATATTAAGGTCATTGAACAGGAGTGAACTGAGGAGAAAGGTCCTCTTCTATCTTCTCTCCATATACCCTTACAGATCCTACTTGTCGGAGATATCGAGAGCTGTTAAGTCGGACCCCTCGAATGTTAAGGGGTGTCTTGAGGGACTTGGAGTCAGGTACACTGGTGAGGAGAGCCTCATAGGGCTTGGACTTGTGATCGTAGAGCAGTCCAAGAACGGTTTCAAGTACTTCAAGATCAATCCAGAGATAGTTGAGGAAGTACGAAATATGAAGAACATGTTCAGCGATAAGAAGGTTTACACTGTGGAAATTGGCTGA
- a CDS encoding NfeD family protein, whose amino-acid sequence MAVFLLLLLVSIAADSQAQPQKNVVVIYLDEEIDAGSAAMITSTMNSISNTTTAAVVIDMNTPGGELENMIQMVSSITSAESRGIITITYVPQNAMAASAGSYVAMATDYIFMANGTYIGPSTPIVVGGTSLEQQHTTSAMEQYMVSLAAEHGRNTTAAYSMVSNNTAYNDTEAYRIHLINGIYGSLDKALASLSLSSYPQVSVYPSAYDNFLSFLSNAYVDGIFILLGFVAIMLDIYHGSVVLTIAGITLLILGFLGLQLISASLVGVLLLLMGSVLIILEAKMGHGFALLSGVVVGLIGTFLLASPYYSSNPGYSPSPFTTFDLLTSILIVIVAGFLAFYIRRIVRTFKFRGKWTGAESLIGKMGYAVEGIDEKGWVSVDGIEWQARSSNGSRIPKGSRVKIVGRDGLILIVEKQEDEQLRIK is encoded by the coding sequence ATGGCGGTATTTTTACTCCTATTACTGGTAAGTATAGCGGCTGATTCTCAGGCACAGCCGCAGAAGAACGTGGTTGTGATATACCTCGACGAAGAGATAGATGCAGGTTCCGCCGCCATGATCACCAGCACAATGAATTCCATATCAAACACCACAACCGCAGCAGTGGTCATAGATATGAATACGCCCGGCGGTGAACTGGAAAATATGATACAGATGGTATCATCCATAACAAGCGCAGAATCAAGGGGTATAATAACCATCACCTATGTACCGCAGAACGCCATGGCAGCTTCTGCAGGATCCTATGTTGCCATGGCCACGGATTACATCTTCATGGCCAATGGGACGTATATAGGGCCTTCCACACCCATTGTTGTGGGCGGAACATCGCTGGAGCAGCAGCACACCACAAGTGCCATGGAACAGTACATGGTCAGTTTAGCTGCGGAACACGGAAGAAATACCACTGCGGCGTACTCAATGGTGAGCAACAATACGGCTTACAATGATACGGAGGCGTACAGAATACATCTCATAAATGGGATATACGGTTCCCTTGATAAGGCACTGGCTTCATTATCCCTATCATCCTATCCGCAGGTGTCGGTTTATCCCTCAGCATACGATAACTTTCTCAGCTTTCTGAGTAACGCTTACGTTGACGGAATATTTATATTGCTTGGTTTCGTAGCCATAATGCTTGATATCTATCACGGGAGTGTGGTTCTGACGATTGCCGGCATAACTCTGCTTATACTCGGCTTCCTTGGCCTTCAGTTGATATCAGCTTCATTGGTTGGTGTGCTGCTGTTGCTCATGGGTTCTGTCCTTATTATACTGGAGGCCAAGATGGGCCACGGCTTCGCCCTTCTATCTGGAGTTGTTGTCGGTCTGATCGGTACGTTTCTTCTCGCCTCACCGTACTATTCATCAAATCCAGGTTATTCTCCGTCGCCATTCACAACATTCGATCTTCTAACATCTATACTAATAGTGATCGTTGCCGGATTTCTCGCCTTCTACATAAGAAGGATAGTGCGCACATTTAAATTCAGGGGAAAATGGACCGGTGCCGAATCCCTCATCGGAAAGATGGGATACGCCGTGGAGGGTATAGATGAAAAGGGCTGGGTTTCGGTTGACGGCATAGAATGGCAGGCAAGATCTTCGAACGGATCCCGAATACCCAAGGGTTCCAGGGTCAAGATCGTTGGTAGAGACGGATTAATACTAATCGTGGAAAAGCAAGAGGACGAACAGCTGAGGATCAAGTGA
- a CDS encoding YbhB/YbcL family Raf kinase inhibitor-like protein, whose product MNRSYSDQAEVDCMEVKVEGFGKGSQIPVEYTCDGEDRMPAIAVEGFPSGTKSLALIVDDPDAPSGLFTHCIIYNIPTSVKVIDSSILKQTGVLSGVNDFGNKGYGGPCPPPGKPHRYYFKVLALDTTLTKAGMKRKDFDNAVRGHVLGQAEYMGTYLRKH is encoded by the coding sequence ATGAATAGGTCATATAGTGATCAGGCAGAGGTTGATTGTATGGAGGTCAAGGTTGAGGGTTTTGGTAAGGGGTCTCAGATACCCGTTGAATACACATGCGATGGAGAAGACAGGATGCCAGCTATAGCTGTAGAGGGATTTCCATCAGGAACGAAAAGTCTTGCGCTGATCGTGGATGATCCGGATGCTCCGTCGGGCCTATTCACCCACTGTATCATCTACAATATTCCCACTTCGGTAAAGGTTATAGATTCTTCAATTCTTAAGCAGACTGGCGTGTTAAGTGGAGTTAATGATTTTGGGAATAAGGGCTATGGAGGTCCATGCCCTCCGCCAGGAAAGCCCCACAGATATTATTTCAAGGTGCTTGCTCTGGACACAACTCTTACAAAGGCCGGAATGAAGCGGAAAGACTTCGATAATGCTGTCAGGGGCCATGTGCTGGGGCAGGCCGAATATATGGGTACATATTTAAGGAAGCATTGA
- a CDS encoding MDR family MFS transporter, with product MAYSYGFSGLDRRVLYLGISRFIRASGRVSAFIFLPLIFISVYHISFLITGLILGSSAIVMAIVQYYSGKWTDRIGRRAFLIIIPIPASILYFLMFVAVFFHLSFIYLVMPWYGTIILNSLQYPAIEAAVADITSLSQRLSGYTLIRILANLGAAVGPLIGGILSSISFSYIFILASVLTVGELLILYFNVKETYAISSFRKEEIKLRIFKTDRFFFLFTIVGVVLGFTLRQNGPTMTVYAFDLKSLPLIDIGLIYSVNGLAVIALQMPILRLMSSRMNAVFWRGIGTIFYAAGFVVLAFNGTFEYFLIAMLIFTIGEDFMAPTTQTIITTLAPPEKKGTYIGSYNLLTSFGRFFGTIFGLYFLYLLRASTLTFWVSIAAATLMTALAYIFMGNSFLRRTAPATGTTNRA from the coding sequence ATGGCTTATTCATATGGTTTCAGTGGCCTGGATAGGAGGGTTCTCTATCTGGGCATTTCAAGGTTCATACGTGCCTCGGGGAGAGTATCTGCATTCATATTTCTGCCTCTGATATTCATCAGTGTCTATCATATCTCCTTTCTCATAACCGGCTTGATCCTCGGATCTTCTGCCATTGTGATGGCCATAGTACAGTACTATTCCGGAAAATGGACAGACAGAATTGGCAGAAGGGCATTTCTCATAATAATACCAATACCGGCAAGCATACTCTATTTCCTGATGTTTGTGGCGGTCTTCTTTCACCTCAGCTTCATCTATCTGGTAATGCCCTGGTACGGCACAATAATACTGAACTCTCTCCAGTACCCGGCAATAGAGGCAGCCGTGGCCGATATAACCAGCCTCAGTCAGAGGCTCTCCGGATACACGCTCATAAGGATACTTGCAAATCTTGGGGCTGCAGTGGGTCCACTCATAGGAGGCATTCTCAGTTCGATAAGCTTCTCTTATATCTTTATACTGGCCTCTGTTCTCACTGTGGGAGAACTTCTCATACTGTACTTCAACGTAAAGGAAACATACGCGATCAGCAGCTTCAGAAAGGAGGAGATAAAGCTCAGGATATTCAAGACAGACCGGTTTTTCTTTCTCTTCACGATAGTCGGCGTGGTGCTCGGGTTCACGCTGAGGCAAAATGGCCCGACAATGACCGTTTACGCCTTCGATCTGAAATCCCTTCCCTTGATTGATATAGGCCTGATATACTCCGTCAATGGGCTGGCCGTAATCGCACTGCAGATGCCAATTCTCAGGCTAATGTCTTCCAGGATGAACGCGGTGTTCTGGAGAGGCATAGGCACCATATTCTACGCAGCCGGTTTCGTTGTACTGGCCTTCAATGGAACATTTGAATACTTCCTGATTGCCATGCTCATATTCACAATAGGGGAGGATTTTATGGCTCCGACTACACAGACCATAATAACAACGCTTGCTCCTCCAGAAAAGAAGGGTACATACATAGGATCCTATAACCTTCTCACGAGCTTCGGAAGGTTCTTTGGAACCATATTTGGCCTCTACTTTCTGTATCTGCTGCGGGCATCCACTCTCACGTTCTGGGTTTCAATCGCAGCCGCCACGCTCATGACTGCCCTGGCCTATATATTCATGGGCAACAGTTTTCTGAGGAGGACAGCCCCGGCGACAGGAACTACAAATCGAGCCTGA
- a CDS encoding nucleotide exchange factor GrpE: MQPTPSEYARTPVRIEMQRSKERNSMVYKEMYNDAQRKYSEALDRISKLTDAYLREKAEVENFIKIKDREVEMSKKNANEKLLKDFLPVLDSIDAAIQAEKDNNLIRIRDQMLGVLSRYGLKPIKAEGSKFDPYLHEVVGVTADGEDGMVKYEVQRGYTLNDGVLRTSKVIVVKR; encoded by the coding sequence ATGCAGCCAACACCGTCGGAATATGCAAGGACTCCAGTGAGGATCGAAATGCAAAGAAGCAAGGAAAGAAATAGCATGGTTTATAAAGAGATGTACAATGATGCCCAGAGAAAATATTCAGAAGCACTTGACAGGATATCGAAGCTTACGGATGCATATCTGCGTGAGAAGGCCGAAGTGGAGAACTTCATAAAGATCAAAGACCGCGAAGTTGAGATGTCAAAGAAGAACGCCAATGAAAAATTGCTTAAGGACTTTCTGCCAGTGCTTGATTCGATCGATGCTGCGATACAGGCAGAAAAGGATAACAACCTGATAAGGATCAGGGATCAGATGCTTGGCGTGCTCTCCAGATATGGCCTGAAACCAATCAAAGCAGAGGGGAGCAAGTTTGATCCATACCTGCATGAGGTTGTCGGAGTCACGGCCGATGGTGAAGACGGCATGGTCAAATATGAAGTTCAGAGAGGGTATACCCTTAACGATGGGGTGCTCCGCACTTCGAAGGTAATCGTTGTCAAAAGGTGA
- the dnaK gene encoding molecular chaperone DnaK — MSKIIGIDLGTSNSAAAVVISGKPTVIPSSEGVSIGGKAFPSYVAFTKDGQMLVGEPARRQALLNPEGTIFAAKRKMGTDYKFKVFDKEFTPQQISAFILQKIKKDAEAFLGEPVNEAVITVPAYFNDNQRQATKDAGTIAGFDVKRIINEPTAAALAYGVDKSGKSEKILVFDLGGGTLDVTIMDFGDGVFQVLSTSGDTRLGGTDMDEAIVNYIADDFQKKEGIDLRKDRSAYIRLRDAAEKAKIELSTTLSTDIDLPYITVTNSGPKHIKMTLTRAKLEELISPIVERVKGPIDKALEGAKLKKTEITKLLFVGGPTRIPYVRKYVEDYLGIKAEGGVDPMEAVAIGAAIQGAVLKGEIKDIVLLDVTPLTLSVETLGGIATPIIPANTTIPVRKSQIFTTAEDMQTTVTIHVVQGERPLAKDNVSLGMFNLTGIAPAPRGVPQIEVTFDIDSNGILNVTAVDKATGKKQGITITASTKLSKEEIERMKKEAEQYAEQDRKAKEQIELLNNAESLAYSVEKTLNDAGDKVDKETKERLTNEVKDLRKAIEEKNTENVKTLMDKLSKDIQEVGAKMYQQASANTQQSAQSNSQNSGSSDGKTVDAEYKEKS; from the coding sequence ATGTCAAAGATAATTGGTATTGATCTGGGTACAAGCAATTCTGCTGCTGCAGTTGTGATATCGGGGAAGCCAACCGTGATCCCAAGCTCGGAGGGGGTATCGATAGGAGGCAAGGCTTTCCCCAGCTATGTCGCATTTACGAAGGATGGGCAGATGCTTGTGGGCGAACCTGCGAGGAGACAGGCTCTACTCAATCCAGAAGGCACCATATTCGCAGCAAAGAGAAAGATGGGTACAGATTACAAGTTCAAGGTTTTTGATAAGGAGTTCACGCCTCAGCAGATCTCTGCATTCATACTTCAGAAGATAAAAAAGGATGCTGAGGCCTTCCTCGGCGAACCAGTGAATGAAGCTGTTATAACTGTGCCCGCTTATTTCAATGATAATCAGAGGCAGGCAACCAAAGATGCCGGTACAATAGCTGGCTTCGATGTTAAGAGGATAATAAATGAACCAACAGCCGCTGCACTCGCCTATGGTGTAGATAAGAGCGGGAAATCCGAAAAGATCCTCGTTTTCGATCTCGGAGGGGGAACTCTGGATGTTACGATAATGGATTTCGGTGATGGCGTTTTCCAGGTGCTTTCAACATCCGGCGACACACGGCTTGGAGGTACTGACATGGACGAGGCCATCGTCAACTATATAGCCGATGACTTCCAGAAGAAGGAGGGCATAGACCTCAGAAAGGATCGATCCGCCTACATAAGGCTGAGGGATGCGGCTGAAAAGGCCAAGATAGAACTTTCAACTACGCTCTCAACAGATATCGATCTGCCGTACATAACGGTAACAAACAGCGGGCCAAAACACATAAAGATGACGCTCACAAGGGCAAAGCTAGAAGAGCTCATATCTCCAATAGTTGAGAGGGTGAAAGGCCCGATAGACAAGGCTCTTGAAGGCGCAAAGCTCAAGAAAACCGAGATCACAAAGCTGCTATTCGTGGGCGGGCCGACCAGGATACCATATGTTAGGAAATATGTTGAGGATTACCTTGGCATAAAGGCCGAGGGTGGAGTGGACCCGATGGAAGCTGTGGCCATCGGTGCTGCAATACAGGGCGCAGTCCTAAAGGGAGAGATAAAAGACATCGTTCTGCTGGATGTGACCCCGCTCACGCTCAGCGTTGAAACGCTTGGTGGCATCGCAACCCCGATAATTCCTGCAAACACCACCATACCGGTGAGAAAGAGCCAGATATTTACGACAGCTGAGGACATGCAGACAACGGTCACCATACACGTGGTGCAGGGTGAGAGGCCGCTCGCGAAGGATAACGTTTCGCTGGGTATGTTCAATCTTACCGGAATAGCGCCGGCCCCAAGGGGCGTTCCACAGATAGAGGTGACGTTCGATATCGACTCAAACGGCATTCTGAACGTGACCGCGGTGGACAAGGCTACTGGAAAGAAGCAGGGTATAACGATAACGGCTTCCACGAAGCTCTCCAAAGAGGAGATAGAGAGGATGAAGAAAGAAGCCGAGCAATACGCTGAGCAGGACAGAAAGGCGAAGGAACAGATAGAACTGCTAAACAATGCAGAGTCTTTAGCTTACAGTGTTGAGAAGACGCTGAACGATGCTGGAGACAAGGTGGACAAGGAGACTAAGGAAAGGCTGACCAACGAGGTAAAGGATCTGAGAAAGGCCATAGAGGAGAAGAACACGGAGAACGTAAAGACGCTGATGGACAAGCTGTCAAAGGACATACA